The following proteins are co-located in the Neisseria sp. Marseille-Q6792 genome:
- the queC gene encoding 7-cyano-7-deazaguanine synthase QueC: protein MSNQQALVIFSGGQDSTTCLIQAIQTYGRENVQAITFQYGQRHAVELERARWIAQDLGVKQTVLDLSLMRQITHNALMDEAAAIETAENGVPNTFVDGRNALFLLYAAIYAKGQGIRHIIAGVCETDFSGYPDCRDVFVKSMNVTLNLAMDYDFQIHTPLMYLTKAQTWALADEMGVLDYIREQTHTCYNGIVGGCHECPSCVLRERGLAEYLESKKAV, encoded by the coding sequence ATGTCAAACCAACAAGCCTTGGTTATCTTTTCGGGCGGCCAAGATTCCACTACCTGCCTGATTCAGGCGATTCAAACCTACGGGCGCGAAAACGTCCAAGCCATCACTTTCCAATACGGGCAACGCCACGCCGTCGAGCTGGAACGCGCCCGCTGGATTGCGCAGGATTTGGGCGTCAAACAAACCGTACTCGACTTGAGCCTGATGCGGCAGATTACGCACAACGCCCTGATGGACGAAGCCGCCGCCATCGAAACTGCCGAAAACGGCGTTCCGAATACCTTTGTAGACGGCCGCAACGCGCTTTTCCTGCTCTACGCAGCGATTTACGCCAAAGGGCAGGGGATACGGCACATCATCGCAGGCGTGTGCGAAACCGACTTCTCCGGCTATCCTGACTGCCGCGACGTGTTTGTCAAATCCATGAACGTTACCCTTAATCTGGCGATGGACTATGATTTCCAAATCCACACGCCGCTGATGTACCTGACCAAGGCGCAAACTTGGGCGTTGGCGGATGAAATGGGCGTGTTGGACTACATCCGCGAGCAGACCCACACCTGCTACAACGGCATCGTCGGCGGCTGCCACGAATGCCCGAGCTGCGTGTTGCGCGAGCGCGGATTGGCGGAATATTTGGAAAGTAAAAAGGCCGTCTGA
- the queD gene encoding 6-carboxytetrahydropterin synthase QueD, protein MKITKIFTFDSSHMLDGHDGKCQNLHGHTYKLEITVSDGIIKGGAKNGMVMDFTDLKAIVKQHIIDPFDHAFIYDGGNGRECQIAALLEGWNMKTLRLPCRTTAENMAVEMYGRLKNAGLNVCRVKLWETPTSCAEYEGE, encoded by the coding sequence ATGAAAATTACCAAGATATTTACCTTCGACTCTTCACACATGCTCGACGGGCATGACGGCAAATGCCAAAACCTGCACGGGCATACCTACAAACTCGAAATCACCGTTTCAGACGGCATTATCAAAGGCGGCGCGAAAAACGGTATGGTGATGGACTTTACCGACTTGAAAGCCATCGTCAAACAACACATTATCGACCCTTTCGACCACGCCTTCATCTACGACGGCGGCAACGGGCGCGAATGCCAAATCGCCGCGCTTTTGGAGGGTTGGAACATGAAAACCCTGCGCCTGCCCTGCCGCACCACTGCCGAAAATATGGCGGTCGAAATGTACGGCCGTCTGAAAAACGCGGGGCTGAACGTGTGCCGCGTCAAATTGTGGGAAACGCCGACATCGTGTGCTGAGTATGAAGGGGAGTAG
- a CDS encoding DUF1543 domain-containing protein, whose amino-acid sequence MPKLHMFYLGGNAGRSNIEVHDIQFAVCDDYREAVPALKAAWFGDADKIHIDGWQIVEWADGYDVCVREAEEHTAMPSEHAPRLYFANVGGYRAGQLAEAHAFGLFAAATPAEAKQKALQTLLTDHVQQHKDNLKDVDNLLALDHIGNFHIRLTPNPHGKPAEIGFQGYLPI is encoded by the coding sequence ATGCCCAAGCTCCATATGTTTTACCTCGGCGGCAATGCCGGCAGGTCGAATATCGAAGTGCACGACATCCAATTTGCCGTGTGCGACGACTACCGCGAAGCCGTTCCTGCACTCAAAGCCGCGTGGTTCGGCGATGCGGACAAAATCCACATCGACGGCTGGCAGATTGTCGAATGGGCGGACGGTTACGATGTCTGCGTACGGGAGGCGGAAGAACATACCGCAATGCCGTCTGAACACGCCCCGCGCCTGTATTTTGCCAATGTCGGCGGCTATCGCGCGGGTCAGCTTGCAGAAGCGCACGCTTTCGGACTGTTCGCCGCCGCCACGCCTGCCGAAGCCAAACAAAAAGCCCTGCAAACCCTGTTGACCGACCATGTTCAGCAACATAAAGACAACTTAAAAGATGTGGACAACCTGCTTGCACTCGACCACATCGGCAATTTCCATATCCGCCTGACCCCGAATCCGCACGGTAAACCCGCCGAAATCGGCTTTCAAGGCTATTTGCCGATTTAA
- a CDS encoding YihY family inner membrane protein, which yields MTFLQRWQGLADNKICAFAWFVVRRFSEERVPQAAASMTFTTLLALVPVLTVMVAVASIFPVFDRWSDSFVSFVNQTIVPQGADMVFDYIDAFRDQANRLTAIGSVMLVVTSLMLIRTIDNAFNHIWRVNTQRPWMMQFLVYWTLLTFGPLSLGVGISFMVGSVQDSVLSSGAQQWADALKTAARLAFMTVLLWGLYRFVPNRFVPARQAFVGALITAFCLETARFLFTWYMGNFDGYRSIYGAFAAVPFFLLWLNLLWTLVLGGAVLTSSLSYWQGEAFRRGFDSRGRFDDVLKILLLLDAAQKEGRTLSVQEFRRHINMGYDELGELLEKLARYGYIYSGRQGWVLKTGADSIELSELFKLFVYRPLPVERDHVNQAVDAVMTPCLQTLNMTLAEFDAQAKKRQ from the coding sequence ATGACCTTTTTACAACGTTGGCAAGGTTTGGCGGACAATAAAATCTGTGCATTTGCATGGTTCGTCGTCCGCCGTTTCAGTGAAGAGCGCGTACCGCAGGCAGCGGCGAGCATGACGTTTACGACGCTGCTGGCACTCGTCCCCGTACTGACCGTAATGGTCGCGGTCGCTTCGATTTTCCCCGTATTTGACCGCTGGTCGGATTCGTTCGTCTCCTTCGTCAACCAAACCATTGTGCCGCAAGGCGCGGATATGGTGTTCGACTATATTGACGCATTCCGCGATCAGGCAAACCGGCTGACCGCCATCGGCAGCGTGATGCTGGTCGTAACCTCGCTGATGCTGATTCGGACGATAGACAATGCGTTTAACCACATCTGGCGGGTTAACACGCAACGCCCTTGGATGATGCAGTTCCTCGTTTATTGGACGTTGCTGACTTTCGGGCCGCTGTCTCTGGGTGTAGGCATTTCCTTTATGGTCGGGTCGGTTCAAGACTCCGTACTCTCCTCCGGAGCGCAACAATGGGCGGACGCGTTGAAGACGGCGGCAAGGCTGGCTTTCATGACCGTCTTGTTGTGGGGGCTGTACCGCTTCGTGCCCAACCGCTTCGTGCCCGCCCGGCAGGCGTTTGTCGGGGCTTTGATTACGGCATTCTGCCTGGAGACGGCACGTTTCCTGTTTACCTGGTATATGGGCAATTTCGACGGCTACCGCTCGATTTACGGCGCATTTGCCGCCGTGCCGTTTTTCCTGTTGTGGCTGAACCTGTTGTGGACGCTGGTCTTGGGCGGTGCAGTGCTGACTTCTTCACTCTCCTACTGGCAGGGCGAGGCCTTCCGCAGGGGGTTCGACTCGCGCGGACGGTTTGACGACGTGTTGAAAATACTGCTGCTTCTGGATGCGGCGCAAAAAGAAGGCCGAACCCTGTCCGTTCAAGAGTTCAGACGGCATATCAATATGGGCTACGACGAGTTGGGCGAGCTTCTGGAAAAGCTGGCGCGGTACGGCTATATCTATTCCGGCAGACAGGGCTGGGTTTTGAAAACTGGGGCGGATTCGATTGAGTTGAGCGAACTCTTCAAGCTCTTCGTTTACCGTCCGTTGCCTGTGGAAAGGGATCATGTGAACCAAGCTGTCGATGCGGTAATGACGCCGTGTTTG
- the wrbA gene encoding NAD(P)H:quinone oxidoreductase yields the protein MNPNPLKILVLYYSQNGSTLNLARQIARGIESIAGCEAVLRTVPKVSTVCEAVEEDIPDSGAPYATVEDLKTCAALALGSPTRFGNMAAAMKYFIDGTIPLWLGAELVGKPATVFTSTASLHGGQETTLLTMMLPLLHHGMIISGIPYTESALGNTRSGGTPYGASHVAGHDGKPVLTAEENDIAFAQGRRLAELAVKLA from the coding sequence ATGAACCCAAATCCCCTCAAAATCCTCGTCCTCTACTACTCCCAAAACGGCAGCACCCTCAACCTTGCCCGCCAAATCGCACGCGGCATTGAAAGCATCGCAGGCTGCGAAGCCGTATTGCGCACTGTCCCCAAAGTCTCTACCGTCTGCGAAGCCGTCGAAGAAGACATCCCCGACAGCGGTGCGCCCTACGCCACTGTCGAAGACCTCAAAACCTGCGCCGCCCTCGCCCTAGGCAGCCCCACCCGCTTCGGCAACATGGCGGCCGCCATGAAATACTTCATCGACGGCACCATCCCCCTGTGGCTCGGCGCAGAACTCGTCGGCAAACCCGCCACCGTCTTCACCAGCACCGCCTCCCTGCACGGCGGACAAGAAACCACGCTGCTTACCATGATGCTCCCCCTTCTGCACCACGGCATGATTATCAGCGGCATCCCCTACACCGAATCCGCCCTCGGCAATACCCGAAGCGGCGGTACTCCTTACGGCGCGTCCCACGTTGCCGGACATGACGGCAAACCCGTCCTGACCGCAGAAGAAAACGACATCGCCTTCGCACAAGGCAGACGGCTTGCGGAGCTTGCCGTCAAGTTGGCCTAA